TGCACGCCCTTTTGCGGTTCTGCGGACTCAGGGGGATTCCTTCACGCTTCTTTTTGAGGTTACCGGAAGAGGAACGGCACTCCTGGCACGCGCCGAGCCTGGAGATGTCCTTTCTGTTCTCGGTCCCCTGGGAAGGGGTTTTTCCCTTGATGCCTCCTCGGGGGTCCTCATCGCAGGAGGGCGGGGGATTGTCCCCCTCGTTTTCCTCGCCCTGGAGTTTCTAAAACGGACAATCCCCTCCCTTTTCTTCGTGGGAGTCCGGGAAAGAAAGGAACTCGCTCTCCTGAGAGTCCTTGAGGGCATTCCGGAGGTTTTCTGGAGCTGCGAGGAAAAGGTTGCGGGTGGATTCTGCGGGACGGTTCTTGATCTTGTGAGAAGACACTTAGATGCCGTTTTCAAAAGTGACGCAAAGGTATACGCCTGTGGACCAGAGGGAATGCTCCGAAAGCTCAAAGAA
This is a stretch of genomic DNA from Candidatus Caldatribacterium sp.. It encodes these proteins:
- a CDS encoding dihydroorotate dehydrogenase electron transfer subunit — its product is MKLSRVRRKERIGERFVLLELEESGIAAQAKPGQFVMVRPFQEVFDPLLARPFAVLRTQGDSFTLLFEVTGRGTALLARAEPGDVLSVLGPLGRGFSLDASSGVLIAGGRGIVPLVFLALEFLKRTIPSLFFVGVRERKELALLRVLEGIPEVFWSCEEKVAGGFCGTVLDLVRRHLDAVFKSDAKVYACGPEGMLRKLKEIFSGREEKVEVSLETRMGCGFGVCLGCAVPKKGGGYWHVCSDGPVFKLSEVML